From Paenibacillus graminis:
GATTCCGGGTGGCCATACTTGAGCCCACGCTAAACCTAAAGATAAATCATTAATAAACGACATGAAAATAAGCAGCAGGCTTTGATTGTTGACCACCAATCTCTGTGAACTGACACGGAAGCGGAAAGTCTAGATTTTCTACTTAATCGGAAAGTAAATATCAATTTCAGAGCTTTCTACGTCTTCTCCTGCAAATCGTTCAGTATAACATTCAAAGTCATCACGGTTATCAAGTTCATAGCCGCTTTTCGGAAACCAAACGCCCCAAATATAATGATAGGTCTGCATTAAGTCTTTTACTGTTCCTTTATGAATAAACTTTACATATTTTCCGCCGCATAGTTTTTTTCTTTCCATACATCTAAGAGTAGGCTGCCCTTTAGGAAATTCAATTCCTACAAACGCTGTGGTTTCGCTTCGAGGATTGAATACATCTGAAGAACAAGTTTCACCGGCTTCAAAAATACCGTATCTTGTACCCACAAATGTATCAGGAATCTGCTGGTTAAAGAGCTGCCACATAGCAATGCTTTCATTTCCGCTAATGGTTGTGATGAAGCGAATACCCATAGTGTAGGTTTCTGGAACTGTAACAATTTGCGGGCTTAAATCAGCATATGGATGTACCCTATTATCGGAAATTAGCGCTGGCGGCCTGTTTCCTATCAAGACGTCTATCCCATTGTTTCGATACTCTGTTGGGGTTATGCCATACCGGTCTTTAAAAGCTCTTGTAAAGCTTTCTGCTGTTTCAAAATAAAGGGAAATTCCGATATCTAATATCTTTCTTTCACTATGTACCAAATCCCATGCAGCTTGTGTTAAACGCCGGGTTCTTATGTAACTCCCTATCGTTTCCCCCATGATGCCCTGAAAATACCGATGGAAATGATAATAAGAGTAGGAAACCGCTTTAGCCACATCACACGCGGCGATAGGCTCGTACAGACTATTTTCAATAAATACAATCGCTTTTCCTATTGCTCTGTTGTTGACCAATGAGGTTTCCTCCTCTCTATAATTATCATCTTATTTTATAAAAGTCAGGTCTGGCTTTTTCTTGCGGCAACAACACTTCAACTTCTTGCATTTCTAACGCTCCCACAGAAAAGGTTTGCCATTCATTAACTTGTGGAGATCCAAATGTCATTTCTATAGTTTTATCATTTACATCAAATATCATAGAGCGTAATGTGCCAAAAAATTCTTTGTAATAGTGGCAGCAGAGACCGTCTGGATATGAAGTGGACAAAAGAGTTTTCATATCTTTTTTTGAGATCTGTTTCTTTCCTGTAAACATCTCAACAATTTTATTGTTTCGTACTACCGAATTTTCAATTGTCATTTTTTGATAGGGCTTAATATCTTCTAATAACGCATGATTTGTAACACTTAGAAATGCTTCCTCGCTATATTCATCTAATAACTTATAGGATTTGTGTCCGTCCATGCATTGAAGCAACGCTATTTTGTTACTGCTGTCAGTTAACATCAAGTTAATGTTATATCCGATAGGTGCGCTCATTGTCCATTCCATTGCTTCTTGAACGGTTTTGCAGTTTTCCAGTATACTCCGAACCACAACCCAGAAGCTAAAACCTGTTGCTCCAGCTTTCTGCCCTCCTTCAAAATTGCCTACAGGTAAACCGTTGCTTGCTTTACAAACGGCAAGGCCGTGTTCATTCATACCGTCGCATCTGCCGAAAAGATTCAATGTAGAACCAATATAGCGGTATTTACCTTTGATATTTGTAAAGGCGAAGCACATTTCTTCCATTTCATTGTTAAAATCATAATTTCTGGCCATTAATGTATGACCGCTTTTTGACTTGCTTGGTAATACTGCCATTAGGCTGCATCCACGTTCTAAATAGGTCATGGCATAAAAAAGTGCCTGCTCTGATGATACCCCAATCGTATCTGAAAAGCCCTTTATTTCTTCATTGATACCTTGGCAATACATATCCAGCAAATCCTTAATTTTTGTAAACTTGTCATGTGGATAAGCATTAGGCGGCAAAAGAACCTGTTTTAGCAAACTTGGAGTTGAGAGAGCCCATTGTCCTATTTGTGTTCCAACTTCATAGCTTGTACCAATAAAATTTTTAAAATAAACTTTTGTTTTGTCCATATACAGCACCGTTCCTTTCATAAATATTATGAACCCACTCGAGAACCTGAACTTGATATTTTTTGCTATTTCTATAGGTCTTCACAAGTAGCGTCAAGATGAAACTAACAGTCCACACCATCTAAAGATATGTGGGCTGTTGAAGGTTTGACTGATGTTGGTCAGAAACTGTAAAAAAGTGCTCGATTGTTCTCCAGACAATGCCGGATTTTTCCTGATTGTGCTGTTATAATGAAGGAAACGTATGTTCCTTAGGTGTGGTATGGTTCATCTTTTTGTTTGAGGGGGAAAACCAATAATAGGGGAAATCTGATTCATATCTAAGAGAGC
This genomic window contains:
- a CDS encoding AraC family transcriptional regulator, whose protein sequence is MVNNRAIGKAIVFIENSLYEPIAACDVAKAVSYSYYHFHRYFQGIMGETIGSYIRTRRLTQAAWDLVHSERKILDIGISLYFETAESFTRAFKDRYGITPTEYRNNGIDVLIGNRPPALISDNRVHPYADLSPQIVTVPETYTMGIRFITTISGNESIAMWQLFNQQIPDTFVGTRYGIFEAGETCSSDVFNPRSETTAFVGIEFPKGQPTLRCMERKKLCGGKYVKFIHKGTVKDLMQTYHYIWGVWFPKSGYELDNRDDFECYTERFAGEDVESSEIDIYFPIK
- a CDS encoding C45 family autoproteolytic acyltransferase/hydolase; protein product: MDKTKVYFKNFIGTSYEVGTQIGQWALSTPSLLKQVLLPPNAYPHDKFTKIKDLLDMYCQGINEEIKGFSDTIGVSSEQALFYAMTYLERGCSLMAVLPSKSKSGHTLMARNYDFNNEMEEMCFAFTNIKGKYRYIGSTLNLFGRCDGMNEHGLAVCKASNGLPVGNFEGGQKAGATGFSFWVVVRSILENCKTVQEAMEWTMSAPIGYNINLMLTDSSNKIALLQCMDGHKSYKLLDEYSEEAFLSVTNHALLEDIKPYQKMTIENSVVRNNKIVEMFTGKKQISKKDMKTLLSTSYPDGLCCHYYKEFFGTLRSMIFDVNDKTIEMTFGSPQVNEWQTFSVGALEMQEVEVLLPQEKARPDFYKIR